The DNA region GGACGTTCGTTGAGCCCGGTTACCAGCGTACGGATACAGTGGTTCAGCTCAGCAAGCGAGAAGAAGACCTGGTGACGGAGCCGGGCCAGGATCCAGCGTTCGACGATCTGAACGCCAACTTCCGCCTTCGGCTTGTCTCTGGGTTTTCTGGGGCGGGCAGGTATCACCGCAACCTGATAATGCTCAGCCAGCTGCTGATAGGAGGGATTCAGTTCGGGATCGTAACGACTGGCTTTGCTAACCCCGCTTTTCAGGTTATCCGGAACCAGGATTTCGGGGACTCCACCGAAGAACTCCAGCATCCTGACGTGGCTGAGAAGCCAGTCTGACAGCGACTGCGTATAGGTAGCCTCCGCGAAGGTGTAGTTTGATGCGCCCAGCACCGCCACGAAGATCTGGGCCTGCCGGCATTCACCCGTCTCAGGTGAGATAACCGACACTGTGGGTCCACAATAGTCGATAAAGCATTTTTCACCGGCAAGATGCTGCTGGCGCATGGAGCGTTTCTGTGACTGGCACCAGGTCTGGTAGCGGCAGCAGAACTGCGAGTAGCTGTACGCCCGAACCGGCATCCTCTGGCAGTATTCCTCCCACAGCAGGTGGCGGGTGACGCCTTTTTACGCAGCTCCATATGGATTTCAGCCCAGTCGGGATCCTCCAGCGCGCCAGGACGACTGTCAGACTCAGGATAAAGCAGACTGGCAAGTAGGGGCTCTGACATTCCTTCCGGAAGTGGCCAGGAGATCCCAGCGGCTTCAAGTCGTTTGAGCATTTTCTGGATGGCACCCGTGCTGACATCTGCGCACTGGCTTATCTGGCGGAAGGACAGGCCGACTTCAAAACGCAGCCTTAAAATTTCATGGATTTTATGCATTGCGATTCTCTTGTTTGGCATATATCACACCCTGGAATAAAAGGGATAGATATAGCATCAAAAATCAATGCGTTAAGAATGATTCTGGCAACGTGAACGGCAATTCCGGTCGGGTGAACACCGATTCTGGCAAAATGAACAGTGATTCTGGTCATGGTGCAAAATCGGGGTATTTTCCGCCGGAATACGCGTTCACGCAAAACCAGAAATAGCGTTCACGTTCCGCCAGAATACGCAACGCGATCACCGCCGGAATGTGTAAGCGTTAAACGAGCGCCGTATTGACGGTTATTTATCGGTAAGAACCACGTTCCATGGCAGCAGTTCCGCCACTTTGTTGCTGGGCCATTCCGGCAGTACGCTCAGGATATGGCGAAGGTAGGCCTCCGGATCGATACCATTGAGCCTGCATGTTCCGATAAGACCATACAGCAGGGCTCCGCGCTCACCGCCGTGGTCGCTGCCGAAGAAGATAAAATTCTTTTTCCCAAGACAGACGGCACGAAGGGCTCGTTCGGCTGTGTTGTTATCAGGCTCTGCCAGGCCATCATCACAGTAGTAGCACAGCGCATCCCACTGGTTCAGGGCATAAGCGAACGCTTCGCCCAGACGGGATTTTTTCGACAGAGTGGCGCTTTTCTCCACTAACCAGTCATGCAGGGATATCAGCAGCGGCTTACTTCGGGACTGCCTGGCTGCCAGCCGCTCAGTTGCAGGGAGGCCCCGTATTGCTTCTTCGATTGAACCGCCCCGGGAATCCTGGAGACTAAACTCTCAGTAAAAGGAGATCCCTGATGAAATCAAAATCAGCTAATCGTTACCCGCCGGAATTACGTGAGCGCGCTGTCAGAATGCTCATTGAGCATCTTGATGAATATGACTCTGAACCGGATGCTATCCGTGCCATATCGTCAAAAATTGGTTGTCATTACGATACCCTGAAAGGCTGGCTACGCCAGCACAGAAATGACTTACGCGGTGGTATCAGCCCCGTCAGGACTGGTGATGGCGAGCTGACCAGTAACGAACGTCAACGTTTAAAAGAGCTGGAGAGGGAAAACCGGGAGTTGCGTCGCAGCAATGATATTCTGCGTCAGGCATCAGCCTATTTTGCTCAGGCGGAGCTCGACCGCCACTGGAAAAAATAATGCCACTGCTCGAACGTCTGAGTGGTGCCCACGGGGTCGGGCCGGTATGCCGCGAGCTGGATATTGCCCCGTCGACATATTACTGGCATCAGCAACGTCAGCAATCGCCGGAAAAACACAGCCTGCGCTCGCAGCGTGATGCGCTTCTGAAGGTGCAGATACAGCGGGTGTACGACGATAACTATGGCGTCTATGGAGCCCGCAAGGTCTGGCGTCAGTTACAGCGGGAGGGCATCGGCGTGGCCAGATGTACAGTGGTACGGTTGATGAAACTGATGGGGCTCGCAGGCGTGCTCCAGGGCAAAAAAGTCCGCACCACAACCAGTCGCAGAGATACCGCAGCACAGGACAGGGTAAACCGCCAGTTCGTAGCGGAATGTCCCAACCAGCTTTGGTGTGCAGATTTTACCTACGTCATCACCTGGCAGGGCTTCGCCTATGTGGCGTTCATTATCGACGTGTTCGCTGGCGTCATCGTGGGCTGGCGGGTCTCATCATCGATGGAAACGTCGTTCGTCCTGGATGCGCTGGAACAGGCACTGTGGTCACGGCGACCTTCGGGCACCATCCATCACAGCGACAAAGGCTCTCAGTATGTCTCGCTGGCCTACACGCAGCGGTTGCAGGATGCAGAGCTGCTGGCTTCCACGGGGAGTACCGGTGACTCGTATGATAACGCGATGGCGGAGAGTATCAACGGTCTGTACAAAGCGGAGGTCATCCACCGTCAGGCCTGGAAGAAGCGCTCAGAAGTGGAACTGGCTACGCTGGCATGGGGGGACTGGTACAACAATCGTCGGTTGCTGGAACGACTTGGTCACATCCCTCCGATAGAGGCAGAAAAAGCGTATTACGCTTCCATCGGGAACAAGGTTCTGGCAGCCTGAACTTCCGAACTTAACTCTCTCCAGGAAAACCGGGGCGGTTCAGTATGAAAACGCCCTCCGGGTGGTTGCGCTGGGGCGCCGTAACTACATGTTCTTCGGCTCTGATGGTGGTGGTGACAGTGCGGCAGTGATGTACAGCCTGATCGGTAGCTGCAAACTTAACGGCATCGAGCCGGAAGCCTGGCTGCGCCATGTGATCAGCGTCATCAACACCTGGCCCGCCAACCGCGTGAAAGAACTGCTGCCCTGGAACGTCACCCTCTCTGTAAACTAATTTTTACCCCACGTCCTTCACGGTGCGCTTACGGTCAGGCGGAGTTAAGGTATTGTAGAAGTGTTGATTTCGGCGGGCTTAGAATGCAAAAACGGACCACCATGGAGGTCCGTTGATATGAATTTGGTGCAAGACTCGCAATCGAACCAAAGATGCGGGGATTTTCAAAACTCGTGCTTAATTTGGTAATTCTGACGGTAAAGGCCAGTCTTCTGGTACCAGGGCAGGGGGCTTGGTCCAGGGAAGCTCGGTTAAAGCATCCTGGAACCACTGGTCGCGAAGATTTGCGTGCTCTGTCACGATAAGCTGGAAGCCTGGGACTTCTTCTTGTGTAAACTTCAGCAGTAACGCAAACAGTCTACGTACTGCTGCTAAGTCAGCATCAGCTTCCGTTTTCTGAACAGTACCATCAGCTTCCTGGTAAATTTTTTCAGAAGGGAAATAAACTTGGGTAGGCTGATCAATTAAAAGAAACTGAGGAATGGGGCAATTGTTCTTTGAAGCAAAGAGATGAAGGGCTAACAAGGCAGACAGGTGATAAGCGAGATGATTTTCGCCACCGCCAGTTCGACTCATTGGTACCGGACGATCTGTACGATCAAAGATAATAGTCATTTGGCTTAGATCAAACCGTGCAGGGAGCCCCTGAAATTCTGCATCAAAAGCCTGGATGTAGCGTGTAATCTGTGACGAAATGTTATTCAGAATAGATATGAGTCTTTCATGGCTGCTATCAGCTCCAAATTTCCTTTGTAGGTCTTCGACTTTGAGCTTTAGACGACGATTTTCTGCTTCATATGTGGCCAGTTCTGAGTTAGGTACAAGGTCTTCAAGGAACAAACTTATACGACCAATTACTCTTGCCGCAGCATTATTGCGTGTGCCTAATTGCTCAATAACTTCGTTTGCCGCGATTGCCGCAGCAAGCTCCACTTCTTTGGCTCTTATCGAACTTACAATGGTCTGAACCTCATCTTCTAGTTCAGTAAGATAAACATCCATTTTAGGGCGTTGGCCAGCCACAATGCTCATTTCAGCGTCGAGAGTTGTTAGTTCGCTCAGGAGTGCTTTAGCAATTGGAGATTCCAGTGCTAAATTTGCTTCACAGAATGGCCATTGCCATTCACCAGTTTCCGGATTTTTCGGTAGAGCCTTGATAGAAGATAATCGGTCTTGCTGCTCTAAAACTTCGTTTTCAAAATTACCTGATTGCTTGGCATACATCCGAGCAGAATCAATTCGGGACTGGGTCTGACGTCTGTCTTGTCGTAAACCAGCAATTTCATTTTCAAGAATGGATATTCTATGTCCATCGTCTTCAGGTAGGGGGGACGGAATCCATTGCATTGCAGAACGCAAAACATCAATTACTTCGTCAGTTCCGATTCTCTCTTTGTCTTGTGTGATGATACCCACGGCTCTGGCTTCAGATAAAAGCCCAGAACCTTTTAGCAGTGATGTATCGATTGTATCGCGAGCTTGTTCAAGACGTTTGGCGTTGATTTTCAGATCTCGTTGTGCTGTTCGGAGTTTGGCCTCAAGTTCATAGCGATCATTTGATGAAATACCTAAAAGAATCGGTAATGTGTCGCGAATAGCTTGTGGCTGAAATGCCTCATTTTGTCGATAAAAAAGTTGATCTTTATTTGCTACAAGGCCCTGCTTTTGGAAAAGGTAATAAAAAGTATGCTTGATGTTTGCTTCAAAGCTTTCTCTGCTGTGCCCAATTGCCACGTCTGTACGGTTCTCGCGGATGCCAAGTAATCGTGACAACAGTGCGACTACAGAATCATCATCGGTGTTAACCGAGAGGTCTTTGAAATTTGGTGCGGTCAGTTCATTTCCTCGTCGCAGCATAACGGTGCCACAGCTTGTGGCTCCTGCATTTGGTGTTGGTTTCGCGATTAGTACTTGTTCCTGTGAAAATTGATAAATGACTGCGAACCATGACACTTTATCGCGAATAATACCTTCTGGTACGTTAAAAGTAGATCGACCCATACAGTATTCAATGATCTCAGAAAGAGCTGATTTACCGGTTGAGGAACGGCCAGTAATGACATTTAAACCATTAACCTTAAATTGCAGGTCCCGACGTTGGCCATCATGGCTGTAGACATGAATCGACTTAATTTTCATGGGCGTATTCCAAAGGTCGTGTACACCGTAACGCGATCTGCAATACGGGCAAATTCTTTTCCTATATAGCGCGCGACACGCTGGCATGAGATTGATTCTTCAGTCCCTATGACCGATTTGCGAACTTTATTAGGTATTGTTTTCAATCGGCCGTCTTGCGTTACGACAAAACATCCTCGTTCCATGAGCACTCCAAAAGCTTCAAGCGTAAATGGCAGCATATTATTGACGCGGTTAGCAAAATTAATGAGTAATTTGGGATTGTTTTCTATAGTTTTCAAAAGGTAGCGGCGAGGATTTTCAGCAAACACTTGGCGAGAATCTTTTTGCAGACATAATGGTAAAACTAAAAGAGCGAGAGAAAATGGCATGCCCTGTGAGTTTTCCTCTTCGTAGCTCTGCATTGCTCTGAATAGTACAACACCACAAAATGCAGGATTGAAAAGATTCCTTATCTCGAATGGACGCTGATCCCATTGCTTCATGCTTGGGCTCCCAACAATTGCCCAATTCTATTTAGGAAGTGGGGATGCCAGAAAATTTTGGGTAGTGGTCTACTGTTCGCAAGGATGTGAAATCCTCCTCGAACTACATAAGGCTCAGTCACTCGTTCTCGGATTCGCAATGAGTGAATATTACCACTTTCAAGATCGGCCCATTGATACAATGCTTTTCCCGCAGTAATAAGTACTTCGTCAGCTGAATTTTCATCTAATTCTTCAAAAACTACGTCTTTATAGCGACTCCATTCATCAACAAGGCGGTCTTCATAATCTTCCATCTCTCCTGTTACCAAAAGGTTTTCACGCGCCCATGAAGAACGCTGCTCAAATGCTCGGTAGTAGTCGAGAATAGCGTTTCGGATACGATTAGAGGAAACCCCTATTTCACGGAGTTGCACAACAAAGAGCCTGGGATCATTCATCGCATCGATTTCTCCAACGGGAATTTTTCCTCTGAACGTAATCGGCAGATTGTCCGATTTGTACTCTTCAGAAAATGCTGCAAGTTTGTCGGAAATCTCATAACCAAAAATCGCCTCTTTACGTTTCCCTGTTAGCAGATCGACTATCGTGTTATTCCACCACCCTTCAAGTCGTTCAAAAATAGCGTCTCGGTTATCGCGTCTAATGATACGCATGTGTTGATTTTTGATAATTGTTGGGAGGTCTTCAATGCGAGGCCCGCCATCAAATATGATTATCCGTGATAAGAAGTCATCTTTTTGCTCATCAGTCAGTTTATTGAACTCATCGGCTATTGCCGTGATCAGTTTTGACTTGCTTCTAGCCAGAGCTGTGTTGGTGAGTTGAGTTATTGATACTGAATTATCGTCTTTTGTTGGCGGTTCGACTAAGAAGTGTTGCAGGAACGAGGAGTTTGAGATAGATCCGGTCGTAAACAAAAAGAAACGAAGATTTGCTTCGGTTTTACCATCACGATTATAGCGGTCAAGCCAGATGCGGACTGACTTCCAAAAATCGGTAGACAGGTCGGTTAGAGTATCCCCATCCCCTTTGTGTTTGAGCGATGCCAGTGTTTTGACACCATCAAAACTAACGAAGTCTAGGTCATCATCTTTTTCGATCAAAACAGATGTATCTTCTGGCCACTGAAGAAGCTTAAGTAGCGCAAAACGAGGCTGATAGATATACCCTAAGCCCTGTTCACCAGCAGCGTATTGATCGCTAGATACTCCGGTCATTTTAAGTCCCTGCGTCGATTGCGCTTTCAGCTGTACGGAAAATGGCTCATGAAAGCAACAAGTTACCATCCAATGTTTGGTGGTACGTATCACATCATCGATATTAGCTTAAAACAATACCACTGTGTTTCCTGCGTGAA from Enterobacter chengduensis includes:
- a CDS encoding IS3 family transposase (programmed frameshift) → MKSKSANRYPPELRERAVRMLIEHLDEYDSEPDAIRAISSKIGCHYDTLKGWLRQHRNDLRGGISPVRTGDGELTSNERQRLKELERENRELRRSNDILRQASAYFCSGGARPPLEKIMPLLERLSGAHGVGPVCRELDIAPSTYYWHQQRQQSPEKHSLRSQRDALLKVQIQRVYDDNYGVYGARKVWRQLQREGIGVARCTVVRLMKLMGLAGVLQGKKVRTTTSRRDTAAQDRVNRQFVAECPNQLWCADFTYVITWQGFAYVAFIIDVFAGVIVGWRVSSSMETSFVLDALEQALWSRRPSGTIHHSDKGSQYVSLAYTQRLQDAELLASTGSTGDSYDNAMAESINGLYKAEVIHRQAWKKRSEVELATLAWGDWYNNRRLLERLGHIPPIEAEKAYYASIGNKVLAA
- a CDS encoding DUF3732 domain-containing protein, yielding MKIKSIHVYSHDGQRRDLQFKVNGLNVITGRSSTGKSALSEIIEYCMGRSTFNVPEGIIRDKVSWFAVIYQFSQEQVLIAKPTPNAGATSCGTVMLRRGNELTAPNFKDLSVNTDDDSVVALLSRLLGIRENRTDVAIGHSRESFEANIKHTFYYLFQKQGLVANKDQLFYRQNEAFQPQAIRDTLPILLGISSNDRYELEAKLRTAQRDLKINAKRLEQARDTIDTSLLKGSGLLSEARAVGIITQDKERIGTDEVIDVLRSAMQWIPSPLPEDDGHRISILENEIAGLRQDRRQTQSRIDSARMYAKQSGNFENEVLEQQDRLSSIKALPKNPETGEWQWPFCEANLALESPIAKALLSELTTLDAEMSIVAGQRPKMDVYLTELEDEVQTIVSSIRAKEVELAAAIAANEVIEQLGTRNNAAARVIGRISLFLEDLVPNSELATYEAENRRLKLKVEDLQRKFGADSSHERLISILNNISSQITRYIQAFDAEFQGLPARFDLSQMTIIFDRTDRPVPMSRTGGGENHLAYHLSALLALHLFASKNNCPIPQFLLIDQPTQVYFPSEKIYQEADGTVQKTEADADLAAVRRLFALLLKFTQEEVPGFQLIVTEHANLRDQWFQDALTELPWTKPPALVPEDWPLPSELPN
- a CDS encoding three component ABC system middle component; the encoded protein is MKQWDQRPFEIRNLFNPAFCGVVLFRAMQSYEEENSQGMPFSLALLVLPLCLQKDSRQVFAENPRRYLLKTIENNPKLLINFANRVNNMLPFTLEAFGVLMERGCFVVTQDGRLKTIPNKVRKSVIGTEESISCQRVARYIGKEFARIADRVTVYTTFGIRP
- a CDS encoding ABC-three component system protein; this translates as MTGVSSDQYAAGEQGLGYIYQPRFALLKLLQWPEDTSVLIEKDDDLDFVSFDGVKTLASLKHKGDGDTLTDLSTDFWKSVRIWLDRYNRDGKTEANLRFFLFTTGSISNSSFLQHFLVEPPTKDDNSVSITQLTNTALARSKSKLITAIADEFNKLTDEQKDDFLSRIIIFDGGPRIEDLPTIIKNQHMRIIRRDNRDAIFERLEGWWNNTIVDLLTGKRKEAIFGYEISDKLAAFSEEYKSDNLPITFRGKIPVGEIDAMNDPRLFVVQLREIGVSSNRIRNAILDYYRAFEQRSSWARENLLVTGEMEDYEDRLVDEWSRYKDVVFEELDENSADEVLITAGKALYQWADLESGNIHSLRIRERVTEPYVVRGGFHILANSRPLPKIFWHPHFLNRIGQLLGAQA